From the genome of Pseudomonas putida:
GAGGGCGAATAGACCTAGAAGAATTGCTATGCCGAGCGGGCCAAATATTGCAGGGGTGCCAATGGCGATGACTCCATAGTATGTGCCTGCACTCGCCGTAACGCCTGAGAAAAAGTATACGGTAGCGGCTGTGTCATCGCCTGATTGAAAACTTCTTGTGGTCGCCATCGCAGCCTGAATTGCGTCGATAAGTCCTGTTGCGGCGCTAATTGACGCGCCGATGCGAATAAAGTTTCGTCCTGTATTTTTGGCGTTCGTTGCTGTTGTGATTAGCATTCCTAGGGCTTCTGTGGCTGAGCCCACTATCGCTATATACGAGCCAAAAAGCGCAATACTTGCTTCGCGGGCTGTCGGCCCTATTTCGGCCTCCGCACGTTCCGCGTTCTTCTCCAAGCTGTTGTTCAGTAAATACAGCCCACCCAGAGCTAGTAATACTTCCCCGCTGCCCTTCATCCCTCTCAACCCGCTAAAGCTTCTTCGCACCAATTGCGAAGCCTGTCGAGCGTTAACCCGCACCCCGTCGAGCGCCTTCCGTGCATGTACTTCGAGCGTCCCAGCCGCCACTGAAATGTTCACCAACCCCAGTTGAGCCGTATTACCGAGTTGGTTGACATTCAAATGGACCTCCTTGAGCAGCTGCTCACGCAATACATGAGCCTTGCCCTCCACCCAAACGCTGACATTGATCACCGTGTTCGCAATCTTCGGATCAAGCACCGCAAGGCTCAGCAGCCCTGTCTGGATGATCGGTCTCACCTTGCGCATCCCGCCCTGCGCGCCGGCCATCATTTCATCGAGGCTCGGCATCACCCGATCCCGTGCCTTGGCCATCGCTTCATTGGCCTTCTGCTGCACCTCCCGCACATGAGCGCACTGCAAGGCGTAGTACTCGCCCAGTTTCATCGGCACTTGCAGTTCGATCAGATGCACCCCGTTGTAGAGCAACTGACTGGCCGTGTTCAGGCGCAGCACCACATGCTGGATACCGGGGGCCAATTGGGCCTGCAGGCGTTGGGTGGCAGCATTCAGGGCGCCCTGCGCTTCGCTGACTGCTTGTTTCAGGGCATCACGCAGGCGCAGCCCGAAATCATCGCTGGCAATGAGCTTGGTCAGCGCAGCATAGAGCTTGTCGCTGTCATTCCATTGCACCGGGTCGTTATGAGAGAAGCTCGGAAGCAGCGCAGCGAGCAACGCCTGGTCGCGTAAGAGAACGGCCCGATAGGCCGGGCTGTTCGGGTCTCGCAGCCACTTCAGCCAAAGCGCTTCGCTGCTTCCGGGCGGCGGAGGACCAGGCTCGGAGCGCGGCGCTTCGGTGATGCCGCCGGCCAGACACGCAGCCATGGTCTTGCAGTACGCCACGCCTGAATCGCGGTCACGGCCGTCGTAGTCGTACTGCTCGATGCGCGCGAACGCCACGCTTTCACAGAGGGCGGCATACTTTTTCGCGTGGTGGTCGATATGCCATTGGAAGCGTGCCTCCTGGCTGTCGTACTCCAGCTGAAAGGCGGCGCGCCGGGGTTCGTCGTAACGTTCCTCGAGCCTTGCATCGCTCTGTTGCTGGCGCATCTCGACGATGCGCTGGCGTTCGATTTCTGGATCGACGAACACCGGCGGCCCGTCGCCTGTTTGAGGCCCGAACGCTGGGACCTCTTGCGCAGCCCACTCACGGTGGGTCGCCCGGATGATTTGCAGGATCTGCGAGGTTTGCAGTTGGTAGGCACGCTGCGGGTCCTCGCGCCAGACCTGGCGTTTGACGATCCAGCCGAGGCGTTGATGGTTGTACTCCTGGATGAGCCCGACCGTGTCGTGGAGGATAACCGCGGGAACACCCTGCGTAAGCGTGTGCTTGGCCATGGCGTTGGTCACGAAACCACGCAGGGCCGTTTTGCGCAGTAGGCGGCTGTGGAACCCGTGGGCGCTGTCGAAAGGGCCGGCCAATTGCTGGTTGTATTCGAACACCAGGTCATCGACTTGAAGATGCTCGGGCGTCATGGCCATGCCAACGTCGCCAGGATTGTCCCGGGCCTGGGCCAGGTCCAACACCTGGAAACGGTCAGATGGCGCCTTGGCGGTCTTGTAGTCAATGAGCACGCTGACCGGCCAGGGATCACTGGAAAATGCGATCCACGCCGTGCTGTAGCGATCCGTATCGACGTTGAAGAACGCCGAGGGAATGTCGTGGTCCGCGTTCACGCACTTATTTGGCAACGGAGGTGGGGCACCGAGCGGCGGCTCGTAGGGGTCGAAGCGGCGAAGGTGGCCCTGCTCGGTGACTTCGTAGGCATGCCAGACGCTCTCGTCGAGCAACACATAGAGGTAGCCGCTGCGCAGTGTGCGCAGTCCTAGCATGGTTCCTGGCACGGGTGGGGCGTCGTCTGCGATCCAGGCAGGTCGCGTATCGGGCACGAGTGCCCGTCTCAGGGGCAGGATGGGCAGGCCATGGCGTTCACAGGCCTTGCATTGGTCGGGCAGCGCGGTTTCGGCGACCGCGGTGGCAATGATTTGGCTGATGGTCATGAGTGAGGCCTGGCTGGGGGGAGGGTGGCAATCATGCGATCCCAGGTTGCTGCGCTGAGCGTGGATAACAGCGAGGAAAGGGGACGGCGCAAGCGGATGCAGGTGTCGATGAGTCGCTGCACGGCAGCCAATTTGTGTATGTCGGGATGCAGGCACAGTTGATGGAGGGCCAGCACCAGAATGTCTTCTTGCTCACTCAGACCGAGCCTGCGCGCATCTTCAATGTGGTTGGATGCGCGCACTGCAGCCAAGGTGGGCAGAGGCAACAGTTCCGGGGACCGAGGACGACTAAGCAAGACTCGGCGTGCGGCCAGAAGGGCCTCGATCAGCGCTACGTCTCCGAGAACACGTGTAGTGGCTGCGGGCAGGTCGCTACGGGAGTTGGGGTGCCCATTAAGGCTGGCGAGCCTGCCGCCGCTAGTCAGAAATACCCAGTGCTCGATTGGCCACCACGGCCCATGCTCTGGCTGTTGCAACAAGGCAACGAGCAACTCCAAGCGCAAGGGCTCGTACACTGGAGAAAACGAGGTAGCGCCGGTTTCGTTCGGTAGTCGGCACAAAGCAGTGATGTGATACGCGATTCGAGCCGGCGGTGTTTTGCTCAGTAACCAGCCACAGACATGGCGTTTGCGCCGCTGTACATCGTGGAGGGCTGCTTCCGCCGTTGCTTTCAACAGAGAGGGGCACGGTTGCATTCCTGGGCTCGACAAACAAATCAAGGCAGGATGCAGAGCCGGCTCTGGCGGCAAGTCGGCGCGATAAACCCGGGTGATCGCACTTTCGCCCATAGTTTCATGTACCCGAGCCAATATAGAAAGGTGGCTATCTTCACGAACCGCCAAAGGATCGACTAGCACGAGGCAGTACATCTCAGGTCGCAATTGCTCTGTGATGAGTTTGATCACGGCATCGCTGTTCATCGACGCTTTTCCTCACAGACCGTGTTTCCCTCTGGCGTGAGATCTAATGCAACTGTGTTCCCCTCTCCATTGGCGCCCGCAGTGGTCGGCCCGAGAAGTGTGAGTGTTCGGCCATTGATCGTGACGCCTTCCTGATCCAGGACGATGCTGCCGCCGGGGCTTCTGAACTCGATACGTTCGCTGGATTTCAGCTCGTAGACAGTGGTTTGCTGACTCACTCCCTCGCCGACATTGATGGTTTGGTGGCCTTTGACAAAAAGCGCGCTATGTCCGCCTATGGCCATGCGGTGATTGGCACCGGTGGATTCGGATCGGTCATTCTTGACCTCTTCGGTCAGGTTATGGCCGATGTTTACCTGGCAGGAGCGCCCAATCAAATGGATTCGATCGCGCCCCGTTTCCTGTCGTAGGTCGTGGCCAACGGTCAGTTGTTCGTCATTGCCAACCTGCTCGATGCGGTTGTGTCCGACGCTAGTGGTTTCATCGTGCTTGACCACATTGTTCTGATCACGCTCGGCATGCATGAACACCTCCTGGCGCCCCAGCTCATCCTCGAAGCGCAGTTCATTGAAGCCCCGCCCCTTATGGGTCTTGCTCTTGATGGTCATGCGCGTCTTGTGTTGGGGCAGCTCGTAGGGCGGCAGCTGGTTGCCGCAATAGGTGCGCCCGGTGATCATCGGCTGGTCGGGGTCGGCATTGACGTATTGGATGATCACGTCCTGACCGACCCGGGGGATGGCCATCGCGCCCCAGCCGCCTCCGGCCCAGCCTTGTGACACGCGCACCCAACAGGAACTGAACTCGTTGTTCTTGCTTTCGCGGTCCCAGGGAAAGCTGACCTTGACCCGACCCCACTCGTCGCAATAAATCTCTTCGCCGGGCGGGCCAACCACGGTGGCCATGTGCGGGCCGTCGACCCGCGGTTTAGGCAACGACTTGGGGCGCCACTCGGCCATGCCGGGAACCAGCAGCGCAGTGTGCTGGTAATGCGTGCCGCGATCGGCACCTGCGGCTTCTTCCTGCAGGCTGGTGAACTGGGAGCCTTCGTGTTTCACCTCGATCACGCGCCAGTGTACATTGAGGTCTTCGCGCGGGTGCTCGGTGAGGGTGAAGCTCAGGCCCGCTTGCAGGCGTTCGTCGTCGCCGATGACTTCCGCGATCCGGGCATCATGGCGCAACGCGCTGAAACGGGTGGCGGTGAAGGGCTTGCCGACCGCATCGCGCTTGTAGCGGCCTGGATAGTCGAAACGCTCGTAGTCGGGGGATTGCTCGATGCCGGCCAGGTGCTCCTGGCGATAGGCTGGGTTGGTGAAGGTGTAGTCGCGCTGCACCTGGCGCGAGGTGCGGACCTGCTCGCTGTAGCGCAAGCGGCGCAGGCACGGCCCGGGCTGATCGCCGCCGCTGTTGGCGTGGTACAGCACGGTGTCGATTTTGGGCTTTTGCGAATCGTTGGCACGGTGTTCGCTTTCCTGCTCGATGGCGCCGCGACTGAGTTGCCCGAGGGTGAGCACATGGTCGGTGAAGATCAGTCTGTGCTGCTTGGCAGTGTGCTCGAAGCGGTAGACGAAGCCTTCCTCGGCTGCCAGGCGGGCAATGAATTCGAGGTCGGTCTCACCGGCCTGGACACAGAACTCCCGGACTTGATGGTTGAAGTTGCTGGAGATTTCATGGCGGATGATGCCCTGGCGCTTGAGCATGATCTCGAGAATCTGTGGAACGGTCTTGTGCTGGAAGATGCGCCAGTTCGAGCGCAGGGCGGCACGTGCCAACTGCGGCTCGACCACGGCGTGATAGCGGGTGCGGTAGAAACCGGTCTCGCCTTGGGTGAAGCTGCTGACCAGGCCGTGCACGTAACGCACCGGGCGATCAGCGCGCCAGAGGGTGAAGAGCACGGGCTTGTCGAGCAGATGGGCGAAGTTGACGTTCTTCTCGAAGCTGATCAGCTCAAGGGTCAGTTCGAAGGGTGTGCTCACTGCCTCCGTGAGTGAGAACGACACCACTTCGAGCTGCGTCGTGCCGACCAGGGGTTGGAAGGTGAAACGCAGGTCGGATTGGCTAGGCATGAGAACTCCTTGTACGCCATTTGGGGAAGCGAAGAGCCGGACAGGACAAACCTGTCCGGAGCATTCGAGGCAGGTCAGACGATCGGTTTGCGCCAGTCGTCGGAACCTTCGGTACCTGCGGTGACGTGGGTCCAGGCAATCTTGCGGTAGGCCATGGATACCTCGATCAACTGGGTGAAGTCTGCGTTCTCTTTCTTCTGGGCGTGTGGCAAGACGGTGCTGATTTCAACGATGGTCGCGTCCTCGAGCTTGGTGGTGAAGAAGTGTTCCTGCTTGCCCTCTACCGAGGTTCGATACCAATTGATTTCGACAGTTGGCAGCATCTCGCCGCTCGCCAGCGCCTGGTACATCAACGGTGTGGCCTTGTTCAACGAACTGGTAAAGGTGAACGGCTTGTGTACCCGCTGGCCTGCAGGTTGACCGCTCTGTGGGTCCGTGGGCACGCTTACCTGATGCTTGATTTCCTGTACCAGAATCTCGTCTTCATGGCCTTCTACGAAGACGTTACCGACCGAGTCGGAAGTGAACGCACCGGCCGTGATGTTGCCCTGGGTTTGTCCTTCGATCTTGATGTAAGCGGGTGTTGGCATTGCAGTCTCTCCTGCATCCATGTGGATAAAACACGCGCACCACCGGTGGCGTGGCCATCGAAGACGATGGACTTGTCAGCGCGGCCAAGGCCCCGCCAATTCGTTGATACGAGCGGTTTCAGCCGTTTAGCGGCTATTGCTGCAGGATGCCGTTGAGCGACTCCAGCACTTCGGTGGTAATCAGGTGGAGGCGGTAGCTGTAAATACCGTATGCCGCCGCCATGGCCATGGCGGATATGACCAAGGGGCTCCACCAAGGCCATTGCCGACTCATGCGGTAATGACGCGGTGCAACATTGGCGAGGGGGTCGTGGGTTCGCGCCGGCACAGGGCCCCGCGCTTCTCGGATGACGGCATATACCTTCTTGATCAGGCTGTTCAGTGCTTCGTTACCTTTCGGGGCAATACCGTATTTGCCCTTCAGGCCAAGGCACAGGCACATGTAGATGAACTCGATGGCGTCCAGGTAGCGCTTGGGTTCCTGCATCAACCGCGACAGCACGGTGAAGATCTTGTCGCCGCCCGAGGTTTCATGATGGAAGATGCTCAACAGCGGTTCATGGCTCCAGCAGGAGGGCGTCCCCCAAGGTCGGGTCATGACTGCTTCATCCAGGTACAGGCACAACGCGTAGGAATAGGCCAGCAAATGGGCAGGTTCGTAGGCGTGCTGGCGCATTTCCTCGACGATGTTGGTGACTTCGTTGCGAACCTGCTTGTGCACCTCTGCGATGTGAGGCAGCTCGTCAAGGGTTCGCAGACGCATCACCAGGCCGAACAATGGCATGGCGGCGTCTATCATCTGGTTGGCGTAGCCACCCCGAAGCGCGAAATCAGGATCGGCCGGATAGCAGGCCTCATGGGGCTTGGTTTGCTGCTCTCTTGCACGGGCTCTCGTCCATGTGCTGGTTTGCAGTTCAGAGGGCAAAGGTCCTCTGTCAGCGTTCCTGTCGTCATCGGCTTTGTACAGATGGTTGTCCATTTCACTCACTCCTGATCGCCCAGAACTGCAACTGCAGGCCGGGTATCTCGCCGGAAATCTGTATGCCGAAGCCGTTGCTGTCCTTCATGGATTCCCAGGCCGGTCCCCGCTGTTCAAGCTCGAAGTAGCAGAACCCTGCGTGGAAGGGCAGGTCGCGTGGTGCCACGGGCAACGGCAGCAGGGTCATGCCATCCAACAGGTACGGCACCAGTTCACTGGTTGCCACCAGCGAGGTCACCTTGGTTCTTTGCAGGAACTGTTGTCGCAGATCCTCAGCGGGCAGGTCAGCGTGTACGGCGAGGATGAAAGCCGCTGTGTCGATCAAGCGACGATCTTCCAAGGTACTGTTGAGTACGCCGTGTTGGTGGGATATCAACGGTAGCGAAATCGCACGCGGTTGGAGCACGGTGCTCAGCGTTCGGCGCAGCGTCTCTTCCAGTGGCTTGAACGAGGTACGAAGATCCGTGTGGTGATAAGCGGGATAATCCTGAGGCGTCCTGCTCTCATCGGTGAAGGTCACCAGTTCGCCGCACGCCTGGCTCATGCAGATATAGAGTTGCTCTGGATGGGTCTGCGGCTGGCGCGCCAGGTGCTGGAAATGCGGCCACCAACGGTTCATGGCTTGCAGCAGGTTGAAGTCACGGATGTCCGCGATACCGGACTGGCCCGACGAGCCGATACGTGCTGCCAGGTTCCTGGCGCGCTCGCGCAGTGTATGGGTGATCTCGTCGAGAAAGCGTTTGAGGCCAGGCACTGCTCCTACCGAAAGGCTCGTGGGATAAAAGCCTTCGTCCAGTCGCAGTCCTCCATCAGGGCGACGTTCAAGGACCTTGGCCACGGCAAGGCGGGTATAGGCGCTGCTGTCCTGCGCTTCTCCCCTGAGTTGGAAGTTCGGTACTGCCAGGTCGACTTGTACCAAGTCACCGTCCGCAGTGTGGGTGTCCTTGATTTCGTAAGGCTGGGCGAGATAGCGAAAGTTCGCAGCGTTGTCTGGCCAACTGACCTCCCGGCCACCCTCCGTGCGCAGTGGCAGGCACAGGTAGATTTCGTTGGACTGTGATGCGTCGCCGGTGACTTGCAGAGGCGCTGGAGGGGCGAGGTCACCAGGAATGTCAAACGCGGTGCCATCGGGCATGATGCCCCGTGCACGGGTAATGGCGATCTTTCCGAGGCTCAGGTATTCATCGTTCAACTGGAGTTCGCTGAAACCGTAGAAGGCTCCGTTGAGACTGCTCAGGCGTTGGTGAAACGCTGCCTCACTGGCTCGGGCCGATTGCTGGAAGTGCTGGGGCTTGACGAACAAGCCTTCGGGCCACAGGACGGGGTTACGTGAGCTCATGGGCGCTCCAGGTCAGAATGGAGAGGTTGGCGGGCAGAATGGGCTTTCATCGGCCTTCTTCCTTCAGGATCAACTGCGAGTCCTGGACCTGCAGCGAGAGGACTATGTGCCGGCCTTGGGGCTCGATCCTTAGCACCTGCTTCCAGGTCGCGTCCTGCTGGGAGCCGTAATCGGCAATCACGGCTATGTAGCGAGTCTCGGCATGGACCTTTGTGAAGGGCACAAACTTGAACTGTCCAGGGAAGAGCAGGTAGTCGTCATCGTGGATGTATGTACTGCGCAGTGTTTTCGCCAGGTCGCTGTCGAGCGTTTGATACAGGCTACTGCGCAGCAGGGAATCGTCCCGTAGCTGCAGGATTTTTATGGCGATGGGCGTGGCTATCTGCTCCGAGGCTTCGGCTGTGTCGTTGGGTGAATCCAGGAGAAAGGCTGGATCGTCGTAGCTACCGGGGGTGTCCTCTACAACGGGCAATTGGGCCGGTTCCACTTCGGTGTCGTGTTCCATCTCCTGAGGTGCGGTCGCTGGAAATTGTTCTGTGTTGAGGCTTGCCGCGTAGGCGAAAGGCTCCACCTCGGGTTTTTCCTCGAGGATGGCGGCAAGGCTGTTGGGATTGCGATTGATCGTAGGGCTGACGTTGATACTGAAAGCAACCTCGGTGGGCTGATCTTCAGGTTGGCCCACGGGCACGGAGGGGTCCATGATGACCTGACCCAGTTTGCTCATGGTGGTGCAGCCTGCGCTGGCGACGAACGCAGACGCCAGCGCGATCAGGAACAGCAAGCGGCGAGTCATGGCTGATCCCCCACAAAAAGGCCATGCAGGTTGTCTTCTTGCGCCAGCTTCAAATGCTGCAGGGTGTCCAAGGCCAGCAACGGATCGGATCCCATACCCTTGTGCAGTGCCTGGCATATTTCCGGAGGAGGCCGAACCGCTGCGTGTTCGACTTCGTTATCGTCTGGATATGCCGGCGGCAGAGCAGCGAGCACCCCCTGCGCTGGCATGAAAAATCCTTCCAACGAGCGAACGACCGTTTGCTCCTGGTAATGAACCTGAATCAGATAGTTGCCAATGCGAAGTTGGTCGCCATCCTTCAGGCGCATGGGGCCCGACTGTCCAAGGCTGCGAGAACTGCTATTGAGAAAGGTCCGGTTGCAATGGTCGACAGCGCAAAAGCTGTCCTCTGCCCAGCGGATTTCGCAATGGATAGGCCGTACACGTTTGCAGTTGTCGAGAAGTCGCCAATCTGCGGCCTGGGTACCGATGGTGCCTCCTTCGCGATCGAACCGGTGATGGCGGCTCATGCCGTGTTGCAGTTGCTGGTAGTTGACGATACTGAGGGTCAATGTGTTCATGAGCGCCCCCGGATGCTGACGACGGGACGATGGATACCCTGCCTGTCGGCGATGAAACT
Proteins encoded in this window:
- a CDS encoding FHA domain-containing protein, with protein sequence MNTLTLSIVNYQQLQHGMSRHHRFDREGGTIGTQAADWRLLDNCKRVRPIHCEIRWAEDSFCAVDHCNRTFLNSSSRSLGQSGPMRLKDGDQLRIGNYLIQVHYQEQTVVRSLEGFFMPAQGVLAALPPAYPDDNEVEHAAVRPPPEICQALHKGMGSDPLLALDTLQHLKLAQEDNLHGLFVGDQP
- the icmH gene encoding type IVB secretion system protein IcmH/DotU produces the protein MDNHLYKADDDRNADRGPLPSELQTSTWTRARAREQQTKPHEACYPADPDFALRGGYANQMIDAAMPLFGLVMRLRTLDELPHIAEVHKQVRNEVTNIVEEMRQHAYEPAHLLAYSYALCLYLDEAVMTRPWGTPSCWSHEPLLSIFHHETSGGDKIFTVLSRLMQEPKRYLDAIEFIYMCLCLGLKGKYGIAPKGNEALNSLIKKVYAVIREARGPVPARTHDPLANVAPRHYRMSRQWPWWSPLVISAMAMAAAYGIYSYRLHLITTEVLESLNGILQQ
- a CDS encoding Hcp family type VI secretion system effector codes for the protein MPTPAYIKIEGQTQGNITAGAFTSDSVGNVFVEGHEDEILVQEIKHQVSVPTDPQSGQPAGQRVHKPFTFTSSLNKATPLMYQALASGEMLPTVEINWYRTSVEGKQEHFFTTKLEDATIVEISTVLPHAQKKENADFTQLIEVSMAYRKIAWTHVTAGTEGSDDWRKPIV
- the tssK gene encoding type VI secretion system baseplate subunit TssK; its protein translation is MSSRNPVLWPEGLFVKPQHFQQSARASEAAFHQRLSSLNGAFYGFSELQLNDEYLSLGKIAITRARGIMPDGTAFDIPGDLAPPAPLQVTGDASQSNEIYLCLPLRTEGGREVSWPDNAANFRYLAQPYEIKDTHTADGDLVQVDLAVPNFQLRGEAQDSSAYTRLAVAKVLERRPDGGLRLDEGFYPTSLSVGAVPGLKRFLDEITHTLRERARNLAARIGSSGQSGIADIRDFNLLQAMNRWWPHFQHLARQPQTHPEQLYICMSQACGELVTFTDESRTPQDYPAYHHTDLRTSFKPLEETLRRTLSTVLQPRAISLPLISHQHGVLNSTLEDRRLIDTAAFILAVHADLPAEDLRQQFLQRTKVTSLVATSELVPYLLDGMTLLPLPVAPRDLPFHAGFCYFELEQRGPAWESMKDSNGFGIQISGEIPGLQLQFWAIRSE
- a CDS encoding type VI secretion system Vgr family protein produces the protein MPSQSDLRFTFQPLVGTTQLEVVSFSLTEAVSTPFELTLELISFEKNVNFAHLLDKPVLFTLWRADRPVRYVHGLVSSFTQGETGFYRTRYHAVVEPQLARAALRSNWRIFQHKTVPQILEIMLKRQGIIRHEISSNFNHQVREFCVQAGETDLEFIARLAAEEGFVYRFEHTAKQHRLIFTDHVLTLGQLSRGAIEQESEHRANDSQKPKIDTVLYHANSGGDQPGPCLRRLRYSEQVRTSRQVQRDYTFTNPAYRQEHLAGIEQSPDYERFDYPGRYKRDAVGKPFTATRFSALRHDARIAEVIGDDERLQAGLSFTLTEHPREDLNVHWRVIEVKHEGSQFTSLQEEAAGADRGTHYQHTALLVPGMAEWRPKSLPKPRVDGPHMATVVGPPGEEIYCDEWGRVKVSFPWDRESKNNEFSSCWVRVSQGWAGGGWGAMAIPRVGQDVIIQYVNADPDQPMITGRTYCGNQLPPYELPQHKTRMTIKSKTHKGRGFNELRFEDELGRQEVFMHAERDQNNVVKHDETTSVGHNRIEQVGNDEQLTVGHDLRQETGRDRIHLIGRSCQVNIGHNLTEEVKNDRSESTGANHRMAIGGHSALFVKGHQTINVGEGVSQQTTVYELKSSERIEFRSPGGSIVLDQEGVTINGRTLTLLGPTTAGANGEGNTVALDLTPEGNTVCEEKRR
- the tssJ gene encoding type VI secretion system lipoprotein TssJ — its product is MTRRLLFLIALASAFVASAGCTTMSKLGQVIMDPSVPVGQPEDQPTEVAFSINVSPTINRNPNSLAAILEEKPEVEPFAYAASLNTEQFPATAPQEMEHDTEVEPAQLPVVEDTPGSYDDPAFLLDSPNDTAEASEQIATPIAIKILQLRDDSLLRSSLYQTLDSDLAKTLRSTYIHDDDYLLFPGQFKFVPFTKVHAETRYIAVIADYGSQQDATWKQVLRIEPQGRHIVLSLQVQDSQLILKEEGR
- a CDS encoding T6SS effector BTH_I2691 family protein translates to MTISQIIATAVAETALPDQCKACERHGLPILPLRRALVPDTRPAWIADDAPPVPGTMLGLRTLRSGYLYVLLDESVWHAYEVTEQGHLRRFDPYEPPLGAPPPLPNKCVNADHDIPSAFFNVDTDRYSTAWIAFSSDPWPVSVLIDYKTAKAPSDRFQVLDLAQARDNPGDVGMAMTPEHLQVDDLVFEYNQQLAGPFDSAHGFHSRLLRKTALRGFVTNAMAKHTLTQGVPAVILHDTVGLIQEYNHQRLGWIVKRQVWREDPQRAYQLQTSQILQIIRATHREWAAQEVPAFGPQTGDGPPVFVDPEIERQRIVEMRQQQSDARLEERYDEPRRAAFQLEYDSQEARFQWHIDHHAKKYAALCESVAFARIEQYDYDGRDRDSGVAYCKTMAACLAGGITEAPRSEPGPPPPGSSEALWLKWLRDPNSPAYRAVLLRDQALLAALLPSFSHNDPVQWNDSDKLYAALTKLIASDDFGLRLRDALKQAVSEAQGALNAATQRLQAQLAPGIQHVVLRLNTASQLLYNGVHLIELQVPMKLGEYYALQCAHVREVQQKANEAMAKARDRVMPSLDEMMAGAQGGMRKVRPIIQTGLLSLAVLDPKIANTVINVSVWVEGKAHVLREQLLKEVHLNVNQLGNTAQLGLVNISVAAGTLEVHARKALDGVRVNARQASQLVRRSFSGLRGMKGSGEVLLALGGLYLLNNSLEKNAERAEAEIGPTAREASIALFGSYIAIVGSATEALGMLITTATNAKNTGRNFIRIGASISAATGLIDAIQAAMATTRSFQSGDDTAATVYFFSGVTASAGTYYGVIAIGTPAIFGPLGIAILLGLFALSLSKFAQKEESTELEKWARRSYFGFANEKPSIHWNKPHHADLAFSELNAATLGVRTNISFSSRLVNASTGSLQGKVEKMKLEEKLKFHLTLPGFIEGLSSYRWAVVFHHNGENEGPVHNSGQLVAYAEHYPPNEPPEILHLSNPLLTPLQRSKYRPEHVKISEAKLNSSGGDQASSTITFTGEIELTPGAWTKEISSASLYVAYWPERFSPDGYAEIIRKEYSQ